A stretch of the Ascaphus truei isolate aAscTru1 chromosome 4, aAscTru1.hap1, whole genome shotgun sequence genome encodes the following:
- the LOC142493032 gene encoding uncharacterized protein LOC142493032 — MSNLLDNHNRVLLTGRPGSICDVLTLDDDNGSVVVSSVKDGPVGNNLGLKQGDELLGATIFFDNLQKDEVLSILKATEPYKAGLQLHRKNESTLPQISLNTVQPDHLGVKASTYEDIFNNKIRRYLKGSVSMQDLSKPSTNNEQLKSNTIQVPKMHVGGYNSATELPGISSPDFQGRIKGPDAENQGFGFKVQQPSIDADIPSIKGPRADVNIAAPKVQGELMNVDVSAPKMNIKGSPSKGSGPQIKMPSFGLSGPKVKSPDLDVDLKTPSLNIIHKQNGIPDVDIDVNTSNLKANVPNINVDLDGKIKAPDVDISSKLKSPEGNIATPNIKGPKFKMPSLNFFQSKKSLPDVDLAIPKAKGTLKSPELHADLPKAYLKGPELQGADVNINVPNADVKMPKFKSPDVNVNLPEAGIKLPKFKGPELNVDLPKADFQIPKVNGPELNVDLPKAGVKGPKFNVPELNVNLPKADLNLPKLKGPEVNVDLPKTDIQIPKLKGPNVNVDLPNADLQIPHLKGPDFNIDLPKADLQMPKLKGPDLNVDLPKGGIKSPRFKVPQVNVDLPKAGLNIPTLKGPEINADLPKLDVKVPKIKSPDVNIDLPKADFQIPKLKGPALNIDLPKADLQMPKLKGPEVNVDLPKADFGLVDLPKLDVNVPKIKGPALNVDLPKADFQIPKLKGPALNVDLPKADLHIPKLKGPEVNIDLPKADLKMPKLKGPDINVDLPKADLKMPKLKGPEIDVDLPKADLKMPKLKGPEIDVDLPKADLKMPKLKGPEINVDLPKADLKMPKLKGPEINVDLPKADLKMPKLKGPEIDVDLPQMKGTDVNINLPKADLKMPNLKGPDINLNVPKPEIKGSKFKMPSFNLFNMKKGLPDADLSLKSPDLKGGIDLSAPGLDIKAPDVNIKTPDKKFNTPKLKMPSFGMSSPKVEATGSLPNVHGDFKGPKLDINAQNVDMSVPKIKGDFSGPEANIELPNADMKGPKIQMPSFNIKGSEQNINTPKLKMPSFQMSGPNVQVPDVELDGSLGAPKLDINAPQINVQGPATKAPNLKMPSFQFPSFQIGQNIQPPDVQVDGSLQAPKLDINAPQINVKGPETNINAPKFKKPSFQLSGSNVDAPEVHLDGKIKKPNIDVTLSQGTFKSPDLKVKPPRGDSKFKFPSLRIFHPKSGLPDVDLGLESPTLGDISSPELHGNFSTPNINAPNINAPNINIKNPDKKMSMPRFKVPTFGKSKPISGDYDAKIKTPEANVQLKSPEINANVPSAGVKGPRFKSPDADLKVRVPELEGEFQGPGVHVKAPKITMEGPEGNVILPTFAKTSVNMSETGINIPDSQIKIPGMEHTPSQIKGPAFNMELPSPNIYAPKIKVPVLPIGNLNVKAPKMKGDVNISPPKCEIDEFDNLEINADLPSAHVNAPKWKEPFSGQTEIPGVDINAPKFQSLKHDDQTLDVDLPSAHVTAPKWKKPFSGQTEELGEDINTQYKVPGMNAARTNMEIDHNSPNRMDSSPRSKFPYFFSENNFSLPSVDFDFSPPHSGTS; from the exons ATG AGTAACTTGTTGGACAACCATAATAGGGTGCTTCTCACAGGACGCCCTGGAAGCATTTGCGATGTACTGACATTGGATGATGACAATGGGAGCGTTGTCGTTTCTAGCGTTAAGGATGGCCCAGTTGGCAATAACTTGGGActgaaacaag GGGACGAACTTCTAGGGGCTACTATCTTCTTTGATAATCTGCAGAAGGATGAGGTTCTTAGTATTTTGAAAGCAACAGAGCCTTACAAAGCTGGCCTGCAACTCCATAGGAAAAATGAATCAACGTTGCCTCAAATCAGCCTTAATACAGTGCAACCAGACCATTTG GGTGTCAAAGCATCAACATATGAGGATATCTTCAACAATAAGATTCGCAGATACCTTAAAGGATCCGTCTCCATGCAAGATTTGTCCAAGCCTAGCACAAATAATGAACAGCTGAAATCTAACACAATACAGGTTCCCAAAATGCATGTGGGTGGATATAACTCAGCAACTGAGTTACCTGGTATCTCCTCTCCAGACTTCCAAGGCCGTATCAAAGGCCCTGATGCAGAAAACCAGGGTTTCGGTTTCAAAGTACAGCAGCCAAGCATTGATGCCGATATACCCAGCATCAAGGGTCCCAGAGCTGATGTGAATATCGCAGCTCCAAAAGTGCAAGGGGAGTTAATGAATGTAGATGTTAGTGCACCAAAGATGAATATTAAAGGTTCACCAAGTAAAGGGAGTGGGCCACAAATTAAGATGCCTTCATTTGGGCTTTCGGGACCCAAAGTAAAGTCCCCTGATTTAGATGTAGACCTCAAAACACCTTCGCTAAATATTATACATAAACAGAATGGTATTCCAGATGTTGACATAGATGTGAATACTTCAAATCTGAAAGCTAATGTTCCTAACATCAATGTAGATCTGGATGGCAAAATAAAGGCTCCAGATGTGGACATTTCAAGCAAGTTAAAAAGTCCTGAAGGAAACATAGCTACACCTAACATAAAAGGACCGAAGTTTAAGATGCCTTCACTAAACTTTTTCCAGTCCAAAAAGTCTCTTCCAGATGTTGATCTCGCCATTCCAAAGGCAAAGGGAACACTCAAAAGTCCAGAACTGCATGCTGATCTACCTAAAGCATATCTGAAAGGTCCAGAATTACAAGGTGCAGACGTGAACATTAATGTTCCCAATGCAGATGTGAAGATGCCCAAATTTAAAAGTCCAGATGTGAATGTGAATCTTCCTGAGGCTGGTATAAAACTCCCCAAATTTAAAGGTCCAGAATTGAATGTTGATCTTCCAAAAGCAGATTTTCAAATTCCAAAAGTGAATGGGCCAGAACTGAATGTTGACCTCCCTAAAGCTGGAGTAAAAGGCCCCAAGTTTAATGTACCGGAATTGAATGTTAATCTTCCAAAAGCAGACTTAAACCTCCCAAAGTTGAAAGGTCCAGAAGTGAATGTTGATCTTCCAAAGACAGATATACAAATTCCAAAACTAAAAGGTCCAAATGTGAATGTTGATCTACCTAATGCAGATTTACAAATTCCACATTTAAAAGGTCCAGATTTTAATATTGATCTTCCTAAAGCAGATTTGCAAATGCCAAAACTGAAAGGTCCAGATTTGAATGTGGATCTTCCTAAAGGAGGTATAAAAAGCCCCAGATTTAAAGTTCCCCAAGTGAATGTTGATCTCCCTAAAGCAGGTTTAAACATTCCAACGCTGAAAGGTCCAGAGATCAATGCGGATCTTCCTAAATTAGATGTGAAAGTTCCTAAAATTAAGAGTCCAGATGTGAATATTGATCTTCCTAAGGCTGATTTTCAGATCCCCAAGCTGAAAGGTCCAGCACTGAACATTGATCTTCCTAAAGCAGATTTACAAATGCCAAAACTAAAAGGCCCAGAAGTAAATGTTGATCTACCTAAAGCAGATTTCGGGTTAGTTGATCTTCCTAAATTGGATGTAAATGTTCCCAAAATTAAGGGCCCAGCACTGAATGTTGATCTTCCTAAAGCTGATTTTCAGATTCCCAAGCTGAAAGGTCCAGCGCTGAATGTTGATCTTCCTAAAGCTGACCTACACATTCCAAAATTAAAAGGTCCAGAAGTAAATATTGATCTTCCAAAGGCAGATTTAAAAATGCCAAAACTGAAAGGACCAGACATAAATGTTGATCTTCCAAAGGCAGATTTAAAAATGCCAAAACTGAAAGGACCAGAAATAGATGTTGATCTTCCAAAGGCAGATTTAAAAATGCCAAAACTGAAAGGACCAGAAATAGATGTTGATCTTCCAAAGGCTGATTTAAAAATGCCAAAACTGAAGGGACCAGAAATAAATGTTGATCTTCCAAAGGCAGATTTAAAAATGCCAAAACTGAAGGGACCAGAAATAAATGTTGATCTTCCAAAGGCAGATTTAAAAATGCCAAAACTGAAAGGACCAGAAATAGATGTTGATCTTCCACAGATGAAAGGCACAGATGTTAATATTAATCTTCCTAAGGCTGATCTAAAAATGCCCAATCTCAAAGGCCCTGATATAAACCTTAATGTTCCAAAGCCAGAAATTAAAGGATCAAAATTTAAAATGCCTTCATTTAACTTGTTCAATATGAAAAAAGGATTACCTGATGCTGATTTAAGTTTGAAGTCTCCAGATTTAAAAGGAGGCATTGATCTTTCAGCTCCAGGTCTGGATATAAAAGCCCCAGACGTAAATATTAAAACACCTGATAAAAAGTTTAATACACCAAAATTAAAAATGCCTTCCTTTGGAATGTCAAGCCCAAAAGTTGAAGCTACTGGTTCCTTGCCAAATGTGCACGGAGACTTCAAAGGACCCAAGCTGGACATTAATGCTCAAAATGTGGACATGTCTGTTCCAAAAATTAAAGGGGATTTTAGTGGCCCAGAAGCAAATATAGAACTTCCAAATGCAGATATGAAAGGACCAAAAATACAAATGCCATCTTTCAACATTAAGGGTTCAGAACAAAACATAAATACACCAAAGCTTAAAATGCCCTCTTTCCAAATGTCAGGTCCCAATGTTCAAGTCCCTGATGTAGAATTAGATGGATCTTTAGGGGCTCCAAAGTTAGATATAAATGCCCCACAAATAAATGTTCAAGGCCCTGCAACAAAGGCTCCAAATTTGAAAATGCCCTCATTTCAATTTCCTTCCTTCCAAATAGGCCAAAATATCCAACCACCTGATGTACAGGTGGATGGGTCTTTACAGGCTCCAAAACTGGATATAAATGCACCCCAAATCAATGTCAAAGGCCCTGAGACAAACATAAATGCTCCCAAATTTAAAAAGCCCTCATTTCAACTGTCAGGTTCAAATGTTGACGCACCTGAGGTACATCTGGATGGAAAAATTAAAAAACCTAATATAGATGTCACATTATCTCaagggacttttaaaagtccggACTTAAAGGTAAAGCCCCCCCGTGGAGATTCAAAATTTAAATTTCCATCCTTACGTATTTTCCACCCTAAATCTGGTCTTCCAGATGTGGACTTAGGTTTAGAATCTCCAACCCTGGGGGATATTTCTTCTCCAGAGCTACATGGAAATTTCTCAACACCTAATATCAATGCTCCGAATATCAATGCTCCGAATATCAATATCAAAAATCCAGATAAAAAGATGAGCATGCCTAGGTTTAAGGTGCCTACTTTTGGAAAATCCAAACCTATTTCAGGGGACTATGATGCTAAAATAAAAACACCAGAAGCTAATGTTCAATTGAAAAGCCCAGAGATCAATGCAAATGTACCCAGTGCTGGTGTAAAAGGTCCACGATTCAAAAGCCCTGATGCTGACCTAAAAGTTAGAGTTCCAGAACTAGAAGGGGAATTTCAAGGACCTGGTGTTCACGttaaggcaccaaagataaccaTGGAAGGCCCAGAAGGTAATGTGATATTACCCACTTTTGCAAAAACTTCTGTGAACATGTCAGAGACTGGTATTAACATACCTGACAGTCAAATAAAAATACCTGGCATGGAGCATACCCCATCCCAGATAAAAGGCCCTGCATTTAATATGGAACTGCCATCTCCCAACATCTATGCTCCAAAGATAAAAGTACCAGTGCTACCCATCGGTAACCTGAATGTAAAGGCTCCGAAAATGAAAGGTGATGTGAATATCTCACCTCCAAAATGTGAAATTGATGAATTTGATAATCTGGAAATTAATGCAGATTTGCCCTCAGCACATGTGAACGCTCCAAAGTGGAAGGAGCCGTTCTCTGGTCAAACAGAAATACCGGGTGTTGACATCAATGCTCCAAAGTTTCAAAGCTTGAAGCATGATGACCAGACACTGGATGTCGATTTGCCATCTGCACATGTGACTGCTCCAAAGTGGAAGAAACCCTTCTCTGGTCAAACGGAAGAACTTGGTGAAGATATAAATACTCAATACAAAGTGCCTGGCATGAATGCTGCCAGAACTAATATGGAAATAGATCACAATTCCCCTAACAGAATGGACTCAAGTCCACGCTCTAAGTTTCCTTATTTCTTTTCCGAAAATAATTTCTCCTTGCCATCTGTTGACTTTGATTTCTCACCACCACATTCAGGTACATCATAG